AATAGACCCATTAACTACTTTAATAAACCCATTAACTACTTTACTCTTATATACAGAGATACCTTTATACATTCTACCACACCTTTTACATTCAGTTTCTTGTTAATATTATTATATTGACAACTGCCAGCTCAGCACCTAATAAGAGCTAAGAAATGGACCAGGCGCAGAAAAAGGGTTAAGAGAAGAGAGAAATAGCCAGCCGATTAGCCAGCCGATGGACTTAAAAGTAAAAGGAGAGCAAAGAGAGCTAGATTTGAAGTAAAAGTTAAGGAAAGCCAGGGTAAAGCTGAGGGAAATTAAAGAAATCAATGAAAAACCAGAGAGAGTTAAAAGGATCACGGCGCTTCCTGCTTAGATTCGGGTGAAATCATGGAAAAATACGATTACAGTGAACTTGGGCTGAAAGCCGGGCTTGAAATTCACCAGCAACTGGATTCTAAAGAGAAACTTTTTTGCAGGTGTCCGACCCTTATAAGGGACATTGAGGATTCGGACTTTGAATTTTTCAGGTACCTCAGGGCTACGGAAAGTGAGATGGGAGAGAAGGACAGGGCTGCGGTGGAGCAGACCAAAATCAGAAGGAAGTATATTTACAAAGCTTATGACACTACCTGCCTTGTCGAAAACGATGAGGAACCGCCAGGGGAACTCAACAGGGAAGCTCTGGACATCTCCCTCGGGGTTGCAAAGCTTTTCAATATGAAACCCGTAGACCAGATGCATGTGATGAGAAAGATCGTGGTGGACGGGTCAAACACCAGCGGCTTTCAGAGGACTGCGTTTCTTGCGAGCGACGGAAATATTGAGACTTCGGAAGGGCGGTGCAGAATTGACAGTCTCTGTGTGGAAGAGGAAGCTGCCCAGAAAATAGAGGAAATCGGAGACTCAATCATTTATTCTCTGGACAGGCTTGGAATCCCTCTCGTTGAAATCGCCACCGCTCCCGATATTAAATCCCCAAGGCATGCACGTGAGGTTGCGGAATATATAGGAATGGTTCTCAGGTCTACAGGGAAGGTAAAAAGAGGGCTGGGCACAATCAGGCAGGATGTCAATATCTCAATTGCCAGAGGCGCAAGGGTTGAAATCAAAGGGGTTCAGGCTCTTGACCTTATAGAAGACATTGTCCGCAAGGAAGTTGAAAGGCAGTTAAACCTTCTCTTTATCAGGCAGGAACTTCTTGAAAGAAAAGCCTTTGTCTGTGAAGAAATCTATGATGCAACAGGGCTTTTTGTGGATACCAAATCCAAAGTCCTGCAGAAAGGAATAAAAAAGGGAGCGATCCTGGCTGCCCGCCTGAGGAAATTCAACGGGCTTGTGGGCAGGGAGGTCCAGCCTGGAAGAAGG
This window of the Methanosarcina mazei S-6 genome carries:
- the gatE gene encoding Glu-tRNA(Gln) amidotransferase subunit GatE, translating into MEKYDYSELGLKAGLEIHQQLDSKEKLFCRCPTLIRDIEDSDFEFFRYLRATESEMGEKDRAAVEQTKIRRKYIYKAYDTTCLVENDEEPPGELNREALDISLGVAKLFNMKPVDQMHVMRKIVVDGSNTSGFQRTAFLASDGNIETSEGRCRIDSLCVEEEAAQKIEEIGDSIIYSLDRLGIPLVEIATAPDIKSPRHAREVAEYIGMVLRSTGKVKRGLGTIRQDVNISIARGARVEIKGVQALDLIEDIVRKEVERQLNLLFIRQELLERKAFVCEEIYDATGLFVDTKSKVLQKGIKKGAILAARLRKFNGLVGREVQPGRRLGTEFSDRAKTAGVGGIFHTDELPNYGITEKEVQALRDAIGANPDDAIIMVADEPEKSRLAIEAVILRAKEAIEGIPEETRKALPDGNTAYMRPLPGAARMYPETDVPQIEISQEYFDSIEVPELLTERAKRFASESGLNKELAEKIAYSKYLPLFEALLDTYSDNEHVNSTLIARTLVGIVPEIRRNGAETDNLTDEHFSGVFAAISNQEIAKEAIQDLLTALAKEPEITVQQAISNLGLSAFDPEEIENFIKNMVREKGDFIKEKGPAALGPLMGIVMKEFRGKVDGKILSHMLKREIDSFINQG